The nucleotide sequence CCAGCGGCATCATGATCAACTTCCATTGGTGTATCCGTTGGAGCTGATGCATTGTTTTCATCAACCTCCATATTGTCTGATTTTTACTGCATACGTATTATATGAAACATGTAACGAATTATTAATCAACATTTTTTAGAATAAACGTTGCTAAAAATGTCaacatgaatttttatatatacaatacctaaaacttaaataaaacaaatgctTTTATTATAATACACTAATATACTTCCTTAAATAACACAGCTGTTCAATCGACAAGTTTCAATTCAACATTATGATATATGTTTTATTGCAATTACGTTCAACTATGTGTCTAACACTGTCAAATTCACATACGCTTATAAGAAATAGACACAGCATAATACTTTCGTAATTGCTTTAGCGATGATGTTTGATGGTGCTTTGATTgcgtgtaaatataaattttggaaatacacgtaacaatgaaacttttaaattaattacgttACAATAAgatattatttactttttattgtAAAGTACACCAGTTTGATTTAAAAGTAACCATTtatttaggaaaatttgaatatttattgattCCTGTGAATTAGGCATAATATATGCCAATGATTCGGTGTAAATAGATAAAAGGATTTCATACTGTCAGCTAGGAATTTCCCTAGATACTTGAACTGCGTGAATTTGGTATTCTGCCGTAGGAAGAAAGATATGTATTATAACAAGATACTGTTTGAAATTACACGCTTTTGTAAAAAATTGATATGaacgtaataatataaatattttacgttTTGTTAAGCGACACAATTTAAAACGGTAAAGTTAATTGACTGAAGAAAACCCAATGAAATTACAAAACAGGCAATTCGCTAGTTCTTATCATATGTTTCTAGTTTAATCATATGTTTCTGAGGTCAATACACAGTAAAGTAAGATGTTGGATTATGCAGTTtgacgtttatttattttctcttattttaAACTATACATACggttattgtttaatattaaatctttGGTATAGGATATTACGCGGTTTTTAAGTAAGTATGTATAATGATTATTCAatttatgaaacaaaattttaggttagaCGGAATGGATCTTGGTTAAAGAGAAGGcagttaattataaaaaatccaGAAACTTACGACGCTTTTTGCCGAAACAATTGGATGATTAcggatagaaaatatttatttttcatcagGTGCCACTTCTTTATATTGTTCTTCAGTGCTGTATTTTTTCCACCTTTTTTACTGTTTTCAtaacatttaattaaacaaaaaaagcTAAATTTATGTAAGAAAAGAGGAGAATCCTTTAAtgatcatattaaatttttacaagaTATTACTAATAAAGCAATTACTCAAGGTATTTAATAATGATGTTATGCAGAATTAAAGGAATTGAGTGTACTTGCGTATAATCTGGCTGCACTATCGACATTTTAACACAATGGAAAAATTGATTGGAATTCAACAGTTAAAAGGGATACTTAAATGTTTCCCAGGAAATATGAAATTCTGCTTTGCATATGGATCTGGTGCATTTAAGCAAGCAAATAATCAATCTAATAAAATGATAGATCTCATTTTTGTTGTTCGTAATATAAAACAATGGCACTCTGAGAATCTACATCTTAACCCCAAGCATTATGCTCAACCATTGAGGTTTCTTGGGCCTAGAGCAATTGcaaatgtacaagaaaaatgGGGTGCTAaggtatattataatacattggTTAAAATAACAGAAGAATGTATTATCAAATATGGAGTAGTCTCTGAAATTTCATTAATAGAAGATTTGTTAGATTGGAATGATTTGTATTTGGCAGGAAGATTACACAAACCAGTTAAAGTCTTGATAGAACCaaatgaaaattctcaaataccaacaGCTCTAGTACAAAACTTACATTCTGCAGTTCACGCAGCACTGTTATTACTTCCACAATACTTTACAGAAGTTCAGTTTTATAAAACTATAGCTGGTCTATCTTACAGTGGTGACTTTCGAATGATCTTtggtgaaaataaagaaaaagttaataatattgTCCTGCCTCAGCTATcatattttaaagaattatatagtccaattttacaacattttgaaaattatgtgGATATTCCAAAGTCTGATAATTCAATTGTCACTTGTCATCAGGATACAAGTCCAACAACAAAAATACATCATTTGAATCAGTTGCCACGAATACCACAAGTTAAACTAGTAAGAGCATGGTCACAGGGCCCAAGATCAAAGGATACAGAAGATTGTTTGCGTGCAATTGCTCATGATCCTGAATGTGGTGAAATATTAGAGGAATGTTTAAAAAACATTGTATGGAGATCCAGTGTTACACAAAGTTTGAAAGGGATTGTTACTGCTGGATTTGTAAAATCTGTTAAATATAGTGCagcaaaaataatgaagatgttGCAAGCAAGTCCAGAGACAAGTTCCTTACCAAAGCTAGAATCGAAGAATAAAGTTGAAACGATAGTAGCAACTGTGAAAAATCAGGCACAATCAAAGGAAACAGAGAAACGTGTAGAGTAGTAATTACACATGTTTTACTCATACTTTAATTCTGTCATATGTACTATGTTTCATGGATATGTGTTTTAAATAAAGTTCTCGTCTAGTCAAATTGTAGCTGTTCTTTCTAGGTATCAGCGAATACCTTACAGTTCTAGAAGAATACTCTCGTAAAATACTGTTTTATTCTGTTAACTAGCAGAATTCACagttaaaattaaatgttattgtattgtattttataaattaataatgcaaGTAGTTTTAGATGGGTATCAATAATTGAATTTCTACTACTttcagtgaataattaataatgacaACAATGGACTCTGATTCTGAGAGTCAAGACAGCGACGATGGACGACGATTTCGTTTTGAAGCTACTCGTAAAGATAATTTACAACTGGAAACAAAACtaggaaaattattaaaattgcggTCGGAGCACAAATCCTGTTACAACGACGTAGAATGTAAAAGTAGGAAAGATAAATCGAAACGCGACTGCAACAGAGATGAACACAGAGTTTCGAGAGAACGGGATACGGACAATAGAGATATTAAATACTCCAAACATCCTCACGAATCAAGAAGTTCAAGATATGATGATAGTAAAGATTATAGAAATGCAAGGGATGTTAGTTTAGGTTCAAGAAGTTCTGTGTTGTCTTCCAAACATAAAACAAGGGATGCAAAACGACATAGAAATCGAGATCGGGACGAACATCATAAAAATAGATCTCATGAACGATCTCGTAGCAGAAACGATAACGACAAGCACAAAAATAAATCCCATGAAAAATATAAGCATCACTCTTATGACAAAAGTCGCGATAGAGGATATCAATCGTCGAAAGCGAGGTCGGAAGACCGTGACAAATTTCGGGGAGAATCTGAAAGATACAATGTATATAAACAATCATCGacaaaagaaaatgaagaacaATGTTTGCAAGAATATTCTTCGCCCAAAAGTACAGAACAAGATCGTAACGATAACGAATTGTTAATAAAAGGTGATTTGTCAGGAGACAATCATGAATGTAAAGAATTAAATCTATCTGAATTTGATATTCTGTCAGAAACAGATGAAAATATGTCTGATAGTTCGGATGTTAAAAGTAAGAATTCAATTTTACAGCAACATAAGGTAAAGACAAGAAAAAGAAATTCGAACGATGAATATAAAAGTACGTTAAAAAAACAAGCAACAGAAATTGAACATTCAGAAGGATTGGCAAAGGTAAATGCAAGGATGAACGAGCCGTTACATGGTTCCAGTAATAATAACTCTGGTACCATTTCAGATTCTGCATTAGGTACTATGTCACCTATATCGATGGAAATCAGTCAAGATTGTAGAAATGACGTTTATCAAAAATCTGAAAACGAATCAAGAAAAGAAACAGTTGATTTAAGtcataagaaaaataataaaaatcctcTTGAAAAATGTAATAACTGTTATTTCTTAAATACGACGGAAGTTACTTTACCCTCATTGTATGCATCTGACGAGAACAAATCAGCGTATGGACCCAGTTTACCACCACAATTAGTAACTGATTCTTCTAATGATGTAAAGCTAGTAAAAAATACAGTTTTTATAGGACCTTGTTTACCAGAAACTATCGCGCAAGACGTAACAGAAACTTCCGAAGGCGATGTGTCGAGTAGTGTTAATCAAAATAATGGAGCGGGTGAAAATTCTACATTAGATGCAGATGTTGTTTTCGGTCCAGTGTTACCGCCGCATTTGTTAAAACAGAATTGCGATAACGAAATGAACGTGAAAATAATAGCTCCTGCTCTTCCCACAAGCGTAACGCAATCATTCGATAACGATGAAATGGAACAAACAGAATCTGAAAACGATGATGCGATAGGTCCATTACCGGTTGATCATCCAGCATTAAAAACAAACTATGTGTACAAACAATTGGAACAAAGAGCGCTGGAGATTCAGAAGGAACAGAAAGATGAGGTAAAATgaaatacatttcaattatttcaacgTTTAAAGTTTTTAGCATAATGTAAATAACATTTTAGGACGATAATACACTGAATCAACGAGAAGAATGGATGACGGAGTTACCTTCGGTTCAAGTCAATAATTTAGGATTAACTTCAAGAAAATTTCGAAAGAAGTCAGGTCCAGATATGTCCGATAGATCATGCTGGACCGATACTCCAGCAAAGAAAGCTGTAAAACAAAAACAACAGGCAAGCGcggcaaaataaattttgttcgcatatttttttaacaaaatctaATTTAAAATACTCCTTTAAATGGTACCGTTTTAGGAGGGGAAAACGTTGTACGATACATCGACCATAGCTTTAGTTGAAGAAAGTTTCGAAGTTAACTCTGGAGAAAGCAAAAGACAGGAAAAATCGTTATTAGAAATACATCAAAGTAAActtcgaaagaaaaaaaaggttgtattatatacattttatattgataaaatgtcttatgttttatattttaacgttaataatttaataaataaatatatatgaattatagaaagaagaaaaaaaagcaaAATTATCTGGAGGGACAGTTAGAAGACCATTCGATAGAGATATTGATTTACAAATCAATCGGTTTGATCAGGCTCAAAGAAATGCTGTTATAAACAAAGCACAATATCTGGATGATAGGTTTTCTCGTGGGAAATTTTAGTAAGGCCAAAATAAGTGAATTGTTTGTATATTCAGTAGAATTTTACAGAGGTAATAAGTTTGACGATGTACATTTTGACTCATTATAAACTGATGAGTGCCTTCAATTACGaacaatgtaattaaatttttagttagaACGGAATTACAGGTTTGCATAAATCGAATTCTCTtcctatttaaattaattgtttctATTCGTGCGATGATTAGTTATTAGATAGCATTAACatgaacattataaaatattgttttatcaGAAGCACGTACTTGAAGTATATAATACATTATggtgtaaatttaataaaacactcTTTAAATGTTGATACATAGCTATATTATgtattcattttttcaattgaTTTTATTAAGAAACATGCCGATTTCAACTTATGTACGTACgttataattgcaaaattatattttataagtgaCCACTCTTTATGTCTgtgatgtatataaatatatatacacgaAATACTTTatcaaaaaataatgtaattcaaTGATGATATAAGACTACAAgtaaatacataaaaaacaTAAGTTTTAGCAACTTCAAAAGTGGAAAATGTTTTTTTCCCTTTTTGATTTTATTACAAAGTTGATTGTATCTATAATTACTTAAGAAAATTGTGACGTAGTAAATGTTTTGTATGTAAACAGTTGTAATTTTACAACATGTactttaaatatactttttatgaaaattattatgtatatttaatttatttaaactaaaGAATGACGTTAATGTTAATTAATGTTAAAGCATATAATTGAAATAATCTCCATACACAAAGAAAAATCaagatacaatttatttttacccttagttcaatatttcaaagatatttgactattaacgtaatattaatattaataatattcaattaaaaattttatactcATAAAAGTACAAATTACGCGATATAAAAATCAATGCGTTACAAGTTGACATTTAGTCGAATTTAAATTTAGCGCTTATTGTTCATGAATGTGCACGTCCGGCACGGCTCTGTCAGATAGTTCCGCGAGAAAATAGAGgaaatattgtatgtatgacatCCGCGTGACTTAAGTGATCGAGTTACGGATAGCTGTTTTGAAACATAggaattgtataaattgttctTGTGTTATGTAGAAGAAGTCAGTCGGAGTAGTTATGTACAATACAAAAGATTTTTCAATACTACAGTACTGTGTTTGACATTTACCCGTGAACTTTATTTAACGAAATAATACGTCGCAACCGATTTGGTGTCATTCTAAAGGTTTCACTTTTGAAAGACTTTTTTTGTTCTTTAGTGGAAAATAACtaacatttttcaaaatataacctTCCATTTCTTATAACCTCAAAGCCGTCGAAGGAAGTGTAAACGACACGCGATGTGCGAACGGTGTACATCTCGTTGTACACTAGTAGTATCCACTTAATTACGTGTGTGGGTGAATACGCATACATCAGCGTATGTGTATATACGTTTTACGACTGATTAAACGTCCTTTGTATGTCACACGCTACGTCTTTTTCTGgatgaaagaagaaaaaagtacTAGTACGTATCGAAATTATCTCTATATTTACGTTGAATGTTACCATTGACAGGGGAATTTATAACATTAAATTTATGCGAACCTCTTTATTTGTTGCGTACGTGTTTACATTCAGATGCGTTTACGTGTGTATGTCACTGTTATTTATGTTGATTGATATGCATCCAGTAATTAATCATAATTGCGTCTACTAGTCAATGTGTCAAACAAAAATTACGAATATTCTTCGTGTATCAAGTTAATGCCTTTATTTTGCTTTGAAACAGGAAAGATCCGTACCTCATCTTCCTGCGAATCGCATTATTCATCGATGTaacatttctttattattttgatcAAATATAAGTAGTAAGAATCTAGAATTCGTACGATACtattatatgtgtatgtacgcGTCATGTTTCGTTTAATTCATTAACTACTTATAGTGAATTCAAAATTGTTACGCAAGttgtaaataaattcttttacaTCATGAAAAATTCATGTCAATTAATTACTAGGAAAACTGATTACTTCATAAAATCGGCGTATTTAATGCATCAACACTATACAACATGAACATgatgatattaaaaatgtaatttataccTCCTTAATTATGGAACATTTCAATTGTGACAAAAACCTATTGTTATTAACaagtatataataataaaactgaaaacttgaaaactatttGATGTATATCAGCattaataacacaattacaaatttgttaattgtctaaaataaaattattgcaattttttgcaGGTTAGCATTATTCTTTTATAATGGATACGTTGGTATCTGTGGactaaataatatatacaatgaAGCACTTAAGAGAACTACtaacagaatattaaaattgacaagATAGCGGGTACTTTTGACACTTTTAAAAATGAGACAGTGTTGTTTAAGCCATCAACTTCAGTTGTGGCTTATGTTTCTCATTTATTGTGTTATATACAATAGAGcagatattttagtattttctgCAGCCGCAAGACATCAAATCGAAgaagaatttagagacttgcctgctagatttggaggtttgatacCATCTGAAGGCATTAAGGTATTTATAGTATTAAAGGGATTCATATTGAAAAATGTAACAACATAAAAGAATAAATCGATCGTATGAGATTTATGATGTACAATTATAATGCATTTGATAGTCCTCGAACACACGTAGCTTTTCAAAGATTGCATTTTtgtaataatgacaataataatagccttttatacaaaattgtaagaaaatttattagaatGATGCATGTCAAATAGAAGGTATATATTAtagattataaaaaattttattagggTATGGTTGTATATGCAGACCCACCTACAGCATGTCGTGAAATACAAGGTCCCCCCAACATTACCAATTACAATGGTAATTGGATAGCATTAATTGCTCGGTATAACTGTAGCTTTGAAATAAAAGTTCGAATGGCACAGAAAGCAGGGTATGACGCTGCAATTATACATAATGTAA is from Megachile rotundata isolate GNS110a chromosome 2, iyMegRotu1, whole genome shotgun sequence and encodes:
- the LOC105663646 gene encoding phosphatidate cytidylyltransferase, mitochondrial, with protein sequence MEKLIGIQQLKGILKCFPGNMKFCFAYGSGAFKQANNQSNKMIDLIFVVRNIKQWHSENLHLNPKHYAQPLRFLGPRAIANVQEKWGAKVYYNTLVKITEECIIKYGVVSEISLIEDLLDWNDLYLAGRLHKPVKVLIEPNENSQIPTALVQNLHSAVHAALLLLPQYFTEVQFYKTIAGLSYSGDFRMIFGENKEKDTSPTTKIHHLNQLPRIPQVKLVRAWSQGPRSKDTEDCLRAIAHDPECGEILEECLKNIVWRSSVTQSLKGIVTAGFVKSVKYSAAKIMKMLQASPETSSLPKLESKNKVETIVATVKNQAQSKETEKRVE
- the LOC100876447 gene encoding uncharacterized protein LOC100876447, producing MTTMDSDSESQDSDDGRRFRFEATRKDNLQLETKLGKLLKLRSEHKSCYNDVECKSRKDKSKRDCNRDEHRVSRERDTDNRDIKYSKHPHESRSSRYDDSKDYRNARDVSLGSRSSVLSSKHKTRDAKRHRNRDRDEHHKNRSHERSRSRNDNDKHKNKSHEKYKHHSYDKSRDRGYQSSKARSEDRDKFRGESERYNVYKQSSTKENEEQCLQEYSSPKSTEQDRNDNELLIKGDLSGDNHECKELNLSEFDILSETDENMSDSSDVKSKNSILQQHKVKTRKRNSNDEYKSTLKKQATEIEHSEGLAKVNARMNEPLHGSSNNNSGTISDSALGTMSPISMEISQDCRNDVYQKSENESRKETVDLSHKKNNKNPLEKCNNCYFLNTTEVTLPSLYASDENKSAYGPSLPPQLVTDSSNDVKLVKNTVFIGPCLPETIAQDVTETSEGDVSSSVNQNNGAGENSTLDADVVFGPVLPPHLLKQNCDNEMNVKIIAPALPTSVTQSFDNDEMEQTESENDDAIGPLPVDHPALKTNYVYKQLEQRALEIQKEQKDEDDNTLNQREEWMTELPSVQVNNLGLTSRKFRKKSGPDMSDRSCWTDTPAKKAVKQKQQEGKTLYDTSTIALVEESFEVNSGESKRQEKSLLEIHQSKLRKKKKKEEKKAKLSGGTVRRPFDRDIDLQINRFDQAQRNAVINKAQYLDDRFSRGKF